Part of the Venturia canescens isolate UGA chromosome 2, ASM1945775v1, whole genome shotgun sequence genome is shown below.
TTCCGGAAGGTGGTGAAACAGCTGCAGCGGAACAACAAATCGGAAATGGTAATGGACCTCACGCTCCCTTGCTCCAGCAACGTCAGGGCAGCAAAGATAGTACTCAGGAAGACGATGGTACGTAATTTCCAAATACGGTCAATTTCCTCGTCCAAATTCCGATTTGTTGAACGATCAAGTTGTCGCTCTCATGAATTGAACTCTTGGAAAAATCGTTATGATGATTGATATCAAATTTCAtgtgattaaaaaattgaattatgcCATTTACCAAGTTCAAGTCCAAGTCGAACATTCATATTTCATGAAGAATtcagtaaaaaatttattaatttagtGATTGTGGTAAagaaatttgagatttttttcacgttattcCAAACGGTTTTCGAAAGGGAAAATTATTTGTTAAATAATGctacattttttcgatcatacCGTAGATTCTCAGAATCATTTAAGAACTTTCTGTATAACAGTGAAAAGTTTCAGATCGATTATTCCTAAAGATTTCTATAAATCTGAGAATTTATAGCGAAGTTCGTAgtgttaaaaaatgttcattatttttgacaaTTCGTAGCTATAAAATATGCGAAAGGTTTAATAGAGCTCTGAAAAGCTTAACATAATTTctctatgaaaaattgatagtGAATAAATTTGGCAGATGACGAGGATGAATCGAGCACGGAAGAAGAAGAGTCGAATGTCGAAGACATGAAATTGCGAATGGGTGACAAGGTACCAGCACCGGACAAGGTTGCCTCAACcgcaaaggaaactgaagccGGAGCAGAAATTTCAGCTCTAGTGAATTACGTTCAGCCGGTTCATTTCAACAGTTTTGAGAGCGCTGAGAGTAATTAATAATTCAAGCAActgcttttctttttcgtgATAAACTTGGACAAAGTaaaacatttgtttttgttgtattttacagaaaaaaatcgtacttaCGAAATGTCCTCGTTCGATGAGAAACAAGCAACGACTTTGTTGAAGGAGAGACCGCTGGAATTTGTTAATTACAACAAGCATCAATTGTCCCGAGTTTATCCGGCTGGAACGCGATTTGATTCGAGCAATTTTATGCCCCAAGTATTTTGGAACGCCGGCTGTCAATTAGTCGCTCTGAATTATCAAACACCGGGTAAGtttgtctctttttctctatgcTCCTCACTCGGATTgccttttttacaattttcattttattcgtgCCACGCCTAGGCCACGCCTCAATCAGACGCTCGATTAACAGTCTTTTGATAGTCATGGTGTTTCTAGGAATCTTCTCTTCCATCAAATCCCCAAAGCActcaatgaaattaaaatgaGAAACGTTTTCAGGACAATCGACAATCgtaatgtgattttttataaaaaatatcacgaCTTTTCTCGCTTCAAAGCCCCAATAAATCCGAGTCGCCCACATTTCTCTTTTCAGATCTCGCGATGCAACTCAATCTTGGAATATTTGAGTACAACAATCGTTGCGGATATATTTTGAAGCCGGAATTCATGCGACGCAAAGATCGTCGGCTGGATCCATTCGCAGAATCTACGGTCGACGGTATTATAGCAGGGACTGTCCACATTCATGTCATTTCTGGGCAATTCTTGTCTGACAAGAGAGTCGGAACGTATGTTGAGGTCGATATGTACGGTTTGCCAGCTGATACAGTCAGAAAGAAGTTCAAAACCAAAATCGTACCTAACAATGGCATTAATCCTATTTACGATGACGAACCCTTTATATTCAAAAAGGTATGAACTTAATTTTCTGTACTTgcattcaataattttccaactttaatatttccagatttttttttaagatcgATTCAATCGTTTGTCAACATCTCGTGCTTCGCACTATTAATTATTCAGAGATTAATGATGTATTATTTTCTTACATGCAGGTCGTTTTGCCCGAGCTTGCTTCAATTCGCCTAGCGGTTTATGAGGAATCCGGACGTTTTATCGGACATCGAGTTTTGCCAGTGGTTGGTCTTTGTCCAGGATATCGTCACGTAGCATTGAGGACCGAATGCGGGCAGCCGCTTCCAATGGCGAGTCTATTTTTGAAGGTTGTCGTCAAGGATTACGTGCCGCACGGGATGAGCGACTTTGCCGATGCTCTTGCCAACCCCATCAAGTAtcagagcgagaaagaaaagagaggtAAACAATTGGCGGTTTACGGTGACGATACGGACGCTCCGATGGAGGGGGAAGTTGAGGTGAGTTtgactttcgatatttttgtaaaatagtTTACTCGGTCGGACTATGAATCGTCACATTTCTGAATGACAGCTCCTTTTTGtcataattcaatttttcccttggccttcttttctcttccgtTTCCTAACTAACTCGCTTTATTCGTTACTAACATTTCGTAGATTAAGGAAACGGTCGTTGTTAGTGGACCAAGTTCCTCGAAGCCAACGGTAAGTTggcttttcgaaaaatgttttaaaaattctctcaagTTGCAACGGTATATTTTGGAATGTAAATTCATTCGTTTTGTCTTGATTTTTAAGGACGAAACAACGAAGATGAAAAGATTACAGTCAACGGAAACGCCCAGCGTTCAACCTGCTTCAGGAAGTCCGCACGGTAGACCGTCGGTCACTGGATTGAGCTCTGCAGAAACACCGGACGTTGAAGATACTGTTAGTTCAAGTACGGCCTCCGTGCTCGATTCTTCAGCAACGAAAAGCTTAATTCCGTCTCTCGGTGGTTGGTATATTTGTAATTCTTCGTCATCATTCCTTTAATTGTGCCGAATAATACATCGAgtttgtattttgatttttgcaGTCGGTGATAACATTGTTGCTGAACCTCTGGAAAAACTCATGGAAAATAAAGCcgtcaaagagaaaaaaatcgagttggAAAAGAAGCTCGAATCATTGAAACGAAAGCATGAGAAGGTAAAGAGTTTGCTGATTATATTGTTaagtttcttcaaattttcaacttcACCGTTTATTTGTGGTAATTCAATTGTAATTTCAATTTGTATAATTAATTGTGTATGATTCCTTTTCAGGAGAAGTTGAGGCTTCTCGACGGAGACAAACCCAAATCCAAGTTCAACATCAGCAACAAATTGGTCAAGAGGCGTTCCAACAAAAATATGTGAGTTCCAATGAAATAAAAGGGAAGAAAGCAGCGAACTAAATCAATATTACTAACACATTATTCACTGGCGACTGGAATTTAAACTTTTTAGCAGCGTAGAAACTTCCGATTGCCCTGACGTCGAAGGTTCCGAAGGGCAACGAGGTTTACCGAGGAGTCAGAGCGAACGTTTGTTGGCCGTGTGCAAAGAACATGTTTTGCAAGAACgggaattggaggaaaaataCCACGAAAGCGTGTACACGACGCTCGAGAAAGTCATGAGAACTTCGCAGTCAGATCAGCTCAAAACGCTTCGGGTACTTTTGGAACGACAAAAGGCTGATGTTATGAGGAAACTTCAAGCAATGAGACACGGCGAGGTGAGTTAGAATATTTCCTCTGAAAATAATATCAAAGTGACGTTCgaatcgaatttcattttcttcccatttaatatttcaattaattttgcCTTCAATTGCTTTTTCTACCTTCAGGTCAAACAGTTATCGAAGGAGCACAGAGATAAAGCCGAATTGGATCGTATGAAACGTGAAGTTGACAAAATATCGATCGAAAAGGGTGTCAATGAGTGCACGAGATTAACCCAAATATACGACAAGAAGAGGTTGGAATTGGAACGACAACACGAGGACGTGAGACAGAGGTTGGACGAGGAAAAAGTCAAAGTAAGTATTCCTCAGgcggtaaaataaaaaataaaaaaacgttgatggATCGATTCAGTTCATCGCCCAATATGCAGTTTCTCTGCAATTTATTgctatttattaatatttagtAATCCTACCATTTTAggatatttataaattatagGAATTTTaatagatttaaaaagttATATTTATCTTTTGTTTCAAACGCGACGAACTTGGGACATGGATTTGtgctaattctttttttctaagatttttttaaacagacGATTCATTACGATCTATTATAAGTTCTAATGCAGTAATTTtggtgttgttgttttttttttttttttatttattattaattcgtataTTTCATTATCGATAACAGGTAAAAGCAGATTTACAAGCAGAGTACAATAAGCGTTATAACAAGTGCGAAAGTGGGGAATTGCCAATATCACCGTCAGGCGGAACGAGTATTTCCGACACTTTAAGTGGCACGATTCATTGTCCGTCTCGTCGTTGATCAGGATCGGAAGTTTAAGCCGGATAACGTGGAGGCCTTCAATGAGCCCAGAAGTATCGTCTGAATCTCAGGAGTCGATCAACATcgttaaaagttgaaaatgaccgaaaaaagtGAGCCAAGCACCGAGAGAGGAAGTCTGTGGATGCTCGTTCATGTAATTCTCATTTTCGGTATGAAACTCGACAGTCAAATAGttcgaacgattttctttatattttcattattatttatttgttgagaatGATTTTCTCTGGAAGACTCTGACGAATATTGCATTCGTTATTTTCACGATGTCACTCCAGAGAGCGTCTTTACGTCTCTCTTTGATGTTCGTTGTGATCGAAGCATTTTGCCGAATCGACTGTGTCGAATTATCGGAGAATCAATAGTATTTTACGCAATTAGCAAACGATAATGAAGAGGAAATTGTGAACTGCATGCTAGACGTGATGGAGAGGCGattcgagacgattttttttcttctcgtattGTGTGTTCAATTTCTTACTATTTTCCTGGGGAAAATTCAGCTCTGAGGCAGGGTCGAATTTCCCTTAGagatgtggtaaaaaaaagttgccttgaaaaaattatctccTTGAATTTTTGTGAGTTTTCACTCgcttaattaattatttattcgtgaTATTTACTCGGCACATTTTCGAATGCTCCTTCGAACGTGCCCAGTGTAATTTTGACTCTAATCGCCTTCTTTTTAATTATTCCTTCTCGATTTAAAGTTCACAAACTTTTTCATTGGATTGTCGGTGTAGGATTAgcagagggaaaaaaacgcacagaaaaaggTCGAAAACCAGATCAGTGTTAAGGGATCGAGTAAAAAGACGATaacaattgatgaaaaattgaaagcacGAGGCGTTAAATGCTgaaaacagatgaaaattacgatgattttgaaaaaggaTGCAATTCTAAATACGTGTAATCTTTTTGAATGATCGCGCTTCGACCTTGTTGTTATATACATAAGTCTCGTtatatttactcgaaaaacaaaagaaagggGAGAAATTAAAGGCCCAAAAAGATCAATTTTAATCGCGTCTCGAATTTGAATATCCGAATCGATGAAGAGAACACGGAAAGCGAgtaagcaaagaaaaaaactcgacactcgttgaattttcattcgaaatagAACTTGAATTCCATCCATAGTTCTCGGCGTTCGGCtgtattgatatttcgattgaAATCTCTTTGGCCTAGATATTTCGAGCGTGTTTAAGTAAAACGTTGAAGAACTATCGCTGCGGACGTCGAACAAGAAACACCTGCTATTTCGGATGAAGATCAATGATTTTCGAGCTTTTTAGGGATTTGTATTTCGAGACAAAAAACAGAAGGAAAGGACGAAAGTACCCATTGTATAAAAGGGAAAAACCCGATCGTATTGGGTGGATAATtgggaaaaaggattttaacTATATCTTCTATACATGGGCAAAATAAAGTCATGGaaagacaaatttttaatcgaaatccACCTCTCTGAGGAAGACAATCAAAAATTTTGCGTTTTGTGACGCAAATATATATAGCGTATGAAGATTTTCCTTGTTGTTTCTAATCGTACGGTATAAATATTAAATGTAACTTATGATGGAATCCTCATTAGTCATAACGGAAAAAGAAAAGGCAAGAAAACGTCGTGGAGAGAAGGAAAATCGGGGCTGAAAGAGGTTGCTCGATGCAAAtgtttgtttaaattcatctcttttttttctcgttaagTGATTCAAGcgttatttattttccatacTGATTCAAATGCGTTGGTATCGATCGGTGGTTTGTAAAGTTGGAAAAGAGTGATTGAAAGTCATGTTGAGATGAGAATaacccgaaaaaaatgaaaaagaataagaaaGAATCTCAAAGCAATGGTAGAgtgagaaacaaaatgaaaaaccaaaacgctgaatgaaaaaagtcataatCGATACTTCGCTACGATTTTTTGAGTGTTAAggctgattttgaaaaatcgtattagCTTTCATGGTATATTAAAAagcaattcaatatttttatcaccccGCGTCTCTAATGTATCATCGAGTAGAACAGGCGTAAAAAACACGTTTTCTTCGCCTTTTTCTCGCAATTACGGA
Proteins encoded:
- the Plc21C gene encoding 1-phosphatidylinositol 4,5-bisphosphate phosphodiesterase classes I and II isoform X2, with protein sequence MANNKAPSNAVQTKAVEVSQQLQDGEKFVKWDEDSGVATPVTLRVDKYGFYLHWIDQNNEVDMLDIAVIRDTRTGKYAKIPKDPKLKSLVTLGSQDSLEDKTVTVCYGSDFVNVTFINFCATRAEIARHWTDQLFQLAYNLTLLNTSTMLFLQKAHTKLTLTADKSGKISTKNIIKMFTQNKEDRKRVEKALDSASLPSGKNDAVSLQKFQFEDFFTFYKALTQRSEVEKVFEEIVGNTKRRLMSVPQLVDFLNQTQRDPRLNEILYPYANTARAKDLINQYEPNKYNASRGQLSSDGFLRYLMSEDNPIMAATKFELSDDMDQPLAHYFINSSHNTYLTGHQLTGKSSVEIYRQCLLAGCRCVELDFWNGKLDEPVIVHGYTFVPEIYARDVIEAIAESAFKTSDYPVVLSFENHCNPRQQAKIAQYCREYFGEMLLDAPLESHKLEAGQELPPPSLLKRKIIIKNKKKHHHHHHHKKHQKKPQATLHEAAEDSQDVEDDPASNSTAAGENGPPPDIIPQNEVPEGGETAAAEQQIGNGNGPHAPLLQQRQGSKDSTQEDDDDEDESSTEEEESNVEDMKLRMGDKVPAPDKVASTAKETEAGAEISALVNYVQPVHFNSFESAEKKNRTYEMSSFDEKQATTLLKERPLEFVNYNKHQLSRVYPAGTRFDSSNFMPQVFWNAGCQLVALNYQTPDLAMQLNLGIFEYNNRCGYILKPEFMRRKDRRLDPFAESTVDGIIAGTVHIHVISGQFLSDKRVGTYVEVDMYGLPADTVRKKFKTKIVPNNGINPIYDDEPFIFKKVVLPELASIRLAVYEESGRFIGHRVLPVVGLCPGYRHVALRTECGQPLPMASLFLKVVVKDYVPHGMSDFADALANPIKYQSEKEKRGKQLAVYGDDTDAPMEGEVEDETTKMKRLQSTETPSVQPASGSPHGRPSVTGLSSAETPDVEDTVSSSTASVLDSSATKSLIPSLGVGDNIVAEPLEKLMENKAVKEKKIELEKKLESLKRKHEKEKLRLLDGDKPKSKFNISNKLVKRRSNKNISVETSDCPDVEGSEGQRGLPRSQSERLLAVCKEHVLQERELEEKYHESVYTTLEKVMRTSQSDQLKTLRVLLERQKADVMRKLQAMRHGEVKQLSKEHRDKAELDRMKREVDKISIEKGVNECTRLTQIYDKKRLELERQHEDVRQRLDEEKVKVKADLQAEYNKRYNKCESGELPISPSGGTSISDTLSGTIHCPSRR
- the Plc21C gene encoding 1-phosphatidylinositol 4,5-bisphosphate phosphodiesterase classes I and II isoform X3 — translated: MVTRFTAKPIHALRFSTSSVSMNNDAVSLQKFQFEDFFTFYKALTQRSEVEKVFEEIVGNTKRRLMSVPQLVDFLNQTQRDPRLNEILYPYANTARAKDLINQYEPNKYNASRGQLSSDGFLRYLMSEDNPIMAATKFELSDDMDQPLAHYFINSSHNTYLTGHQLTGKSSVEIYRQCLLAGCRCVELDFWNGKLDEPVIVHGYTFVPEIYARDVIEAIAESAFKTSDYPVVLSFENHCNPRQQAKIAQYCREYFGEMLLDAPLESHKLEAGQELPPPSLLKRKIIIKNKKKHHHHHHHKKHQKKPQATLHEAAEDSQDVEDDPASNSTAAGENGPPPDIIPQNEVPEGGETAAAEQQIGNGNGPHAPLLQQRQGSKDSTQEDDDDEDESSTEEEESNVEDMKLRMGDKVPAPDKVASTAKETEAGAEISALVNYVQPVHFNSFESAEKKNRTYEMSSFDEKQATTLLKERPLEFVNYNKHQLSRVYPAGTRFDSSNFMPQVFWNAGCQLVALNYQTPDLAMQLNLGIFEYNNRCGYILKPEFMRRKDRRLDPFAESTVDGIIAGTVHIHVISGQFLSDKRVGTYVEVDMYGLPADTVRKKFKTKIVPNNGINPIYDDEPFIFKKVVLPELASIRLAVYEESGRFIGHRVLPVVGLCPGYRHVALRTECGQPLPMASLFLKVVVKDYVPHGMSDFADALANPIKYQSEKEKRGKQLAVYGDDTDAPMEGEVEIKETVVVSGPSSSKPTDETTKMKRLQSTETPSVQPASGSPHGRPSVTGLSSAETPDVEDTVSSSTASVLDSSATKSLIPSLGVGDNIVAEPLEKLMENKAVKEKKIELEKKLESLKRKHEKEKLRLLDGDKPKSKFNISNKLVKRRSNKNISVETSDCPDVEGSEGQRGLPRSQSERLLAVCKEHVLQERELEEKYHESVYTTLEKVMRTSQSDQLKTLRVLLERQKADVMRKLQAMRHGEVKQLSKEHRDKAELDRMKREVDKISIEKGVNECTRLTQIYDKKRLELERQHEDVRQRLDEEKVKVKADLQAEYNKRYNKCESGELPISPSGGTSISDTLSGTIHCPSRR
- the Plc21C gene encoding 1-phosphatidylinositol 4,5-bisphosphate phosphodiesterase classes I and II isoform X1, producing MANNKAPSNAVQTKAVEVSQQLQDGEKFVKWDEDSGVATPVTLRVDKYGFYLHWIDQNNEVDMLDIAVIRDTRTGKYAKIPKDPKLKSLVTLGSQDSLEDKTVTVCYGSDFVNVTFINFCATRAEIARHWTDQLFQLAYNLTLLNTSTMLFLQKAHTKLTLTADKSGKISTKNIIKMFTQNKEDRKRVEKALDSASLPSGKNDAVSLQKFQFEDFFTFYKALTQRSEVEKVFEEIVGNTKRRLMSVPQLVDFLNQTQRDPRLNEILYPYANTARAKDLINQYEPNKYNASRGQLSSDGFLRYLMSEDNPIMAATKFELSDDMDQPLAHYFINSSHNTYLTGHQLTGKSSVEIYRQCLLAGCRCVELDFWNGKLDEPVIVHGYTFVPEIYARDVIEAIAESAFKTSDYPVVLSFENHCNPRQQAKIAQYCREYFGEMLLDAPLESHKLEAGQELPPPSLLKRKIIIKNKKKHHHHHHHKKHQKKPQATLHEAAEDSQDVEDDPASNSTAAGENGPPPDIIPQNEVPEGGETAAAEQQIGNGNGPHAPLLQQRQGSKDSTQEDDDDEDESSTEEEESNVEDMKLRMGDKVPAPDKVASTAKETEAGAEISALVNYVQPVHFNSFESAEKKNRTYEMSSFDEKQATTLLKERPLEFVNYNKHQLSRVYPAGTRFDSSNFMPQVFWNAGCQLVALNYQTPDLAMQLNLGIFEYNNRCGYILKPEFMRRKDRRLDPFAESTVDGIIAGTVHIHVISGQFLSDKRVGTYVEVDMYGLPADTVRKKFKTKIVPNNGINPIYDDEPFIFKKVVLPELASIRLAVYEESGRFIGHRVLPVVGLCPGYRHVALRTECGQPLPMASLFLKVVVKDYVPHGMSDFADALANPIKYQSEKEKRGKQLAVYGDDTDAPMEGEVEIKETVVVSGPSSSKPTDETTKMKRLQSTETPSVQPASGSPHGRPSVTGLSSAETPDVEDTVSSSTASVLDSSATKSLIPSLGVGDNIVAEPLEKLMENKAVKEKKIELEKKLESLKRKHEKEKLRLLDGDKPKSKFNISNKLVKRRSNKNISVETSDCPDVEGSEGQRGLPRSQSERLLAVCKEHVLQERELEEKYHESVYTTLEKVMRTSQSDQLKTLRVLLERQKADVMRKLQAMRHGEVKQLSKEHRDKAELDRMKREVDKISIEKGVNECTRLTQIYDKKRLELERQHEDVRQRLDEEKVKVKADLQAEYNKRYNKCESGELPISPSGGTSISDTLSGTIHCPSRR